A stretch of Xenopus laevis strain J_2021 chromosome 8S, Xenopus_laevis_v10.1, whole genome shotgun sequence DNA encodes these proteins:
- the cdkl1.S gene encoding cyclin-dependent kinase-like 1 has product MEKYEKIGKIGEGSYGLVFKCRNRDTGQIVAIKKFLESEDDPVIKKIALREIRMLKQLKHPNLVNLLEVFRRKRKLHLVFEYCDHTVLHELDKFPRGVPEHLVKSITWQTLQAVNFCHKHNCIHRDVKPENILITRHSVIKLCDFGFARILTGPSDYYTDYVATRWYRAPELLVGDTQYGPPVDVWAIGCVFAELLSGMPLWPGKSDVDQLYLIRKTQGDLIARHQQVFSTNQFFSGVSIPDPENMEPLESRFPNISAQALGLMKGCLHMDPAERLTCQQLLDHPYFDSIQDEGDGVKDSERVSRKPLRLHRKYFPGLQQLPQLTSSNILPALENKKCYGNTRKFNYRFPNI; this is encoded by the exons ATGGAAAAGTATGAAAAGATAGGCAAAATAGGAGAAGGCTCATATGGTCTGGTCTTTAAATGCAGAAACAGAGACACTGGGCAGATTGTGGCAATTAAGAAGTTCCTTGAGTCAGAAGATGATCCTGTGATCAAGAAGATTGCTTTGCGTGAAATTCGCATGCTAAAG CAATTGAAGCATCCCAATCTTGTAAACCTTCTTGAAGTATTCAGGAGAAAGAGGAAGCTGCATCTAGTTTTTGAGTATTGTGACCACACAGTCCTCCATGAACTGGACAAGTTCCCACGTGG GGTCCCTGAACATTTAGTGAAGAGCATCACCTGGCAAACATTACAAGCTGTTAATTTCTGCCACAAACATAAT TGTATTCACCGTGATGTCAAGCCAGAGAATATCCTTATCACCAGGCATTCTGTTATTAAGTTGTGTGACTTCGGCTTTGCCAGGATACTGA CTGGACCTAGTGACTATTATACAGACTATGTGGCCACCAGATGGTATCGTGCACCAGAACTGCTGGTTGGAGACACACAATACGGCCCCCCCGTGGATGTGTGGGCGATTGGCTGCGTATTTGCAGAACTTCTATCAGGAATGCCACTGTGGCCTGGGAAGTCAGATGTCGATCAGCTGTATTTAATAAGGAAAACTCAGG gtGATCTAATAGCCAGACATCAGCAAGTGTTTAGCACAAACCAGTTCTTCAGTGGGGTCAGCATCCCTGATCCAGAAAATATG GAACCTCTGGAATCACGATTCCCAAACATTTCAGCGCAAGCATTGGGACTCATGAAG GGCTGTCTGCACATGGATCCTGCTGAAAGGCTGACATGCCAGCAGCTGCTCGATCATCCATATTTTGATAGCATTCAGGATGAAGGCGATGGGGTGAAAGATTCAGAAAGAGTGAGTCGGAAACCGTTGAGGCTGCACAGAAAGTATTTTCCTGGG